A portion of the Motacilla alba alba isolate MOTALB_02 chromosome 19, Motacilla_alba_V1.0_pri, whole genome shotgun sequence genome contains these proteins:
- the IFT22 gene encoding intraflagellar transport protein 22 homolog yields MLRAKVLLVGPRESGKSVLANFVSESTEGICSYSPTQGVRILEYEKPNLNGNSKGAACRFELWDCSGDQKFETCWPALMKDSHGVIIIFNPDLPSHLKEIEMWYSCFVQQQPLLDSQCLLVAHHKPGSAGDTENLSLAYPLNKLKLIHSNLEEDPEDVRMEFIKYFRSIITIINESREREEMSIIS; encoded by the exons ATGCTGAGGgccaaggtgctgctggtggggccCCGTGAG TCTGGCAAGTCTGTGCTGGCAAACTTCGTGTCCGAGAGCACGGAAGGGATCTGCAGCTACAGCCCCACGCAGGGGGTCAG GATCCTGGAGTATGAGAAACCAAACCTCAACGGGAACAGCAAGGGAGCTGCGTGTCGGTTCGAGCTGTGGGATTGCAGTGGGGATCAGAA gTTTGAAACGTGCTGGCCAGCTCTGATGAAGGACTCTCATGGTGTAATAATCATCTTCAACCCTGACCTGCCGAGCCACCTGAAAGAAATCGAGATGTGGTACTCGTGCTtcgtgcagcagcagcctctgcttgACAGTCAGTGTCTCCTGGTGGCACATCACAAGCCAGGCAGTGCAGGGGACACAGAAAACCTGTCCTTGG ctTATCCACTGAACAAGCTAAAACTGATACATTCCAACTTAGAGGAAGATCCTGAAGATGTTCGGATGGAATTTATCAAGTACTTCAGAAGCATTATCACCATAATAAatgagagcagagagagggaagaaatgtCAATTATCtcataa